The sequence ATCCGCTCGGACTCGTGGGCACGCAGCAGTCCGGCCCTGGCGCGATGATCTCGATCGAGCTCGCCGGCGGCTACGACGCCGCGCGCGCCCTGACCACCTCGGTGCGGCTGTTCACGCACGCGGTGTCGCTCGGCAGCGTCGACTCGCTGATCCAGCACCCTGCGGCTCTCACGCACCGCCCGGTGCAGTCCGACGCGAAGCCCTCCGACGCCCTGGTGCGGCTGTCGATCGGGCTCGAGGATCCCGCCGATCTCATCGCCGACCTCGAGCAGGCGCTCGAGGCGAGCGTCGGCGCACGCGACGAGCGTCGCGCGGCGGCCGTCTGACGCGCCGGGGAAGGCCTCAGGCCGAGCGTGCCGCCGAGAGGCCTCCGGCCGAGCGTCGCGCCGGGTGGCTCAGGCCGAGCGTGCCGCGCGGCGCGCCGCGAGCTCGTCCATCGGGGAGGGCTTCTCGACCTCGAACTCGACGAGCTCGGACTCGACCTCTCGCAGCACCTTTCCGACCGCGATGCCGAACACGCCCTGGCCGCGGCTCACGAGGTCGATGACCTCGTCGTTCGACGTGCACAGGTATACCGAGGCTCCGTCGCTCATGAGCGTCGTGCCGGCGAGATCGCGGATGCCGGAGGCACGGAGCTGCTCGACCGCGGTACGGATCTGCTGCAGCGAGATGCCGGTGTCGAGCAGTCGCTTGACGAGCTTGAGCACGAGGATGTCGCGGAAGCCGTAGAGCCGCTGCGATCCGGAGCCGCTCGCACCGCGCACGGTGGGCTCGACGAGCTCGGTGCGCGCCCAGTAGTCGAGCTGCCGGTAGGTGATGCCGGCAGCACGCGCGGCGACGGCGCCGCGATAGCCGACCTCGTCGTCCATCGCCGGAAGACCGTCGGTGAAGAGGAGTTCGGCGACGAAAGGCTCGCCGTCAGACGTGTCTCGAGCAGTCACACTTCCCCCCTCCGCAATCGGATACCTCCACGCTAGATGAGCGCCCCCCTTGCGGCAACGACATCCGCTGTTCGGCGTCCGGCGTGTCGCAGACTTCGACGCGCCGGCGCCGTCACGACAGCAGTCGCTCCAGCGCGGAGCGCACGAAGATCGCGCGCACCTCGTCGAGGCGCTTGGCGAGCTCGGGCGCAAGCTCGCCGGCACGGCCGCGGGATGCGGCATCCGTCCGGCGCAGCAGCGGCGCGAGCGCCGACTCGACCAGCGCGACGTCGCGTTCGGCGTTCTGGCGCAGCGCCCGGACGTGGCGCGGCTCGATGCCATGGCGATCGAGCGCGACCAGGGCGCGCAGCAGCGCGACGGACTGCTCGGTGTAGCTCTCGGCACCCGTGAGCACACCCGTGCTGATCGCGTCGTTGAGCAGCTGCGGAGCAGCCCCTGAAGCCGCCAGCAGCTCGTCCCGGCGGTACCGCCGGGACGCCGGCAGGATCGACGGCGGCGGCACCGCGGTCGGCGTGGCCGGATCGCGCCCGGCGTCGACGTCCTCGAGGTACTCGCGGATGACCGACAGGGGCAGGTAGTGGTCGCGCTGGAGCGTCAGCGCCAGCCGCAGCCGCTCGAGGTCGGCGGATGAGAACTTGCGGTAGCCCGACTCGGTGCGCGTGGGCGTGACGATGCCCTGCACCTCGAGGAAGCGGAGCTTGCTGGAGGTGAGGGAGGGGAACTCCGGTGAGAGCCGCGCGAGCACCTGACCGATGCTCAGAAGGCCCGCGGACGCCGAGCGTTCGCGGGCGGATGCGCTGGGCATCAGGCGTCCGCCGCCTGGTGGAGGTCGGCGGGAGATACGAAGAAGTTGAGCCGGAACTTCCCGACGCGCACCTCGGCGCCGTTGCTGAGCGTCGCGCGGTCGACGCGTTCGCCGTTGACGTAGGTGCCGTTCAGCGAGCGCTGATCGACCAGTTCGAACGTGGTGCCCGTGCGCGTGATCTCGGCGTGACGGCGAGACACGGTGACGTCGTCGAAGAAGATGTCGGCCTCGGGGTGCCGGCCCACCGTCGTCACGTCGCTGTCGAGCAGGTAGCGGGCACCGGCGGTCGGCCCGGAGCGGACCAGCAGCAGGGCGGCACCCGTCGGGAGCGCTTCGATCGCCTCGAGCTCGGCATCGCCCAGTTCGCTGCCGAACGGAACGAATGACAGATCGGAATCGTGCCCGAACGTCTGGGTCGTATCGGCCGCACGATCGGAGTCGTGCGCGTCGGCCCCCGCAGCCCTGCGGATGTCGCCCTGGCCGGGTCGGCGGTCGTCGTCCACGGTGCTCCTCCTTCGACAGCCCAGCCTATCCGATCGCCCGTCCCGCGGAAGAGCCGGATTCCGACCCGGGCGCGTCGCCCGTCTTCACGCGCACGTGCCCATTGTTTCGTCGCGTGTCGCGTGGGGTGCCGCGCGCGGGGGACGAGTTCTAGCCTGGCTGAACCGTCCGGGCGGAGACATTCCGCCGACGATCCGACGACAGGAGCCGACCGTGTCCACCCCGCACCGCCACATCCCGCCCCTCGAGGTGCGCGAGCGTGTGGCGTGCATGTGCGACCACGGCGACGCCTGCACCTCGTTCGCACCGGGCCACGCGCTGCATCTGATCCAGGCGCGCCTGGCGGCGGCAACGCCGTCGGACTGGGCGGACGCGATCGTCGAGGCATCCGACCCGCGCTCGGGCTTCCTGATCGTGCGCACGCTCGCCGGCGCCGAGCCGGTCTCGTTGTGGAACGGCACGGGCGCGGCCGCGCACGCGGCACCAGGGACCCCGGTCGCGCTTCACGAGCGCTACGACGTGCTCGCCGTCGGCGGCACGCGCTTCAACGTCCTGCGCGGCTGACACTTCGACGGGCTCAGCGCCCGGGAAGCGGGCTCTCAGCGCCCGGGAAGCGGGCTCAGCGCGCGAGACGAGAAAGGCGACGAGCTCAGCTCATCGCCATCATCGAGTTCTTCATGGCCATGCAGGCCTCCATGCACGCCTTGCAGGCCTGAGCGCACATCTTGCAGACCTCGCTGTGGTCGGCGTGCTCCATGCACTCGTCCATGCACAGCTGGCACATGGCGATGCAGGCGTCGAGCATCGACATCATCACCGCCGGGGTCATCCCCTGCGGGCGCATCATGGCGCGCATCATCGTGTTGCACATGTCCGCGCAGTTCATGCACGCGGGCGCGCACGACATCATCTGCGTAGAGCACACCGTGCATGCCTGCTCGCAGGCCGAGCAGGCGTCCATACAGGCCTGCATGACCGACATGTCCATGGTCTCCATGCCGGGCATCGACATCATGTCCTTCGACATGGCGCCCATCATCATGGCGTCCATCTCCACCGTCCTTCCGCTGTCGGGCCGGCGGGGGCAGGTGCTCCCGCCTGCGGCCATGCTAGCCCCGGCGGGCCGTGGATCGAAGGGGCGGGCATGCGGCGGCTCCCGTCGCGTCTGATGCGCGACGGGAGCCGCCTCGTCCGGTCGGTGCCGGGTCAGTGCTCGATCACTCGCCGGCGGCGGCCCAGAAGATCGCCTGCGCCGCCTGGCTCATTCCCCCCTTGGGGTGGGTGCGGAAGAACGGCGACGTGCCGAACACCACGGCGCGGGCGCCGGATGCCGCTTCTCCCGAGACGACCGACGCCTGGCCGGCCGCGGAGGCCGGGCCGTTGGTGCCGGCACCGGTGGCCCGCCAGTGACCCGCGAGCAGAGGGTCGTCGGCATAGGTCAGCTGCGCGACGGTGCCCTCGCCGAGGCCCGTGAACCAGTACGCGGGGTAGATGAACGCCGCGTCCTGCGGGTGGTTCGAGAAGATCGACCCCTCGGGCACGTCGACGTCCACGATTCCGTTGCCCGACCCGTTCCCGGCGACCACCGTGCCCGAGACCAGCCCGTACGTCGATGCCACGGCGAACGCCTGGTTCGTCCGCCCGACGATCGAGCCGCCGGCGTCGACCCACGCCTGCACGTACTGGCGGCCCGGGGAACCGGCGGGCAGCGAGAACGCCGAGCCCACCCAGAGCAGGTCCGCACCCTCCAGCCCTGTGGTACCCGTGGCCACGCCCGCCTGCACCCCGGCCGCCGTCACGCGCACGAGGTCCGAGAATCCCAGCTCCGCGAGCGCGAGCACGTCGTCCTGGGTGCCGGCGACCGCGATCGTGAGCTCCTCCAGCACCGTCGCCTCGTCGAGGGCCGCGATGTCGGCATCCGAGACCGTCTCGAACGGGATGTCGTACGTCACGACCGCGTTGGCGGCTGCGGCGAGGCCTTCCGGACCGACCACCGCCCGGCCGTCGTCGAGGAGCCACACCGGAGCGTCCGCATCGAGGAGGGCGTTCAGCGCCCGGTAGTCCTCGACACCGGCGACGTCGAACGCGACGTACGGCGCCTTCTTCGGCAGCACGCCGTCCTGAGGCACGCGGTGAAGCGGCACGACCCCGCCGATCGCGGCGTCCGTCGTGTCGCCGACCTTGTCGACGGTGGCTCCCCACAGGTACGCGAGACTCCAGGCCGAGATGTCGTACATCGACGGGACCTTGCCCGAGATGTCGGTGCCGAGGTCGAGGAGCACGTTGGCCAGGCCGCGGCGCGGCTGATGCATGTCGACGACGAACGACCCGGCGGGGTACGTGACGCCGCCGACCGTCGTGTCGTGCGCGAGGGCGCCGACCTGGACGCCGTGGAACAGCAGGGCGTCCACGAGCGCCTCGGCGTCGGACGCCGAGCGCTGCCCCTCCCCCGTCGGGATGACGTACGCGCGCGGCAGCTGCACCGGATCCTGGTCGTCCGCGACGTCCCAGTGCTCCTTCCACTCATCGGGTCCGGGCGTGGCTGCGACGCCCGCCGTGGTGAGCGCGGTCTTGGGCGCCCCGGCGAGCCCGCGGCGGAACACCTCGATCTGGTCCGCGAGGATCGCGTCGGAGTGGGCTGCGACGTACCGCAGCATCGACTCCATGGTGACCTTGGCGACCTCGGTGTTGATGCGCGCGTTGGTCGGCGTGGTCGTCGACCCGGTGCGCCCGAGCGGCAGCTCGACGGTGGCGGTCACCGCGCCGTGGTACGCGGCGTACTGCGCGGTGAAGATCGGCGGGTAGTCGTCCCACCCCGACGCCGTGTCGCGGTACGGGATCTTGATGCTGCCGGTGTTGGTCGTCGTGGTGCCGCCCGTGGCGCGGTCGTAGTACCGGTTTCCGGGGATCGCGGCCGCGACGACGTCGGTTTCGACCCGCAGGGCGAGCGCATAGCCGTGCGGGATGAAGAGGTCGTACTCGTAGTTCTCGCCGTGCGGCGGCCCGCAGGGCTCGACCTGCAGCACGTTGGTGTAGCCGTGGAAGTCCGCGGCGTACAGCGGCTGCAGCGCCTGGGCCGTCGCGACGAACGACCGCGCCTCGGGGGTGGTGAGGGTGACCATGTCGCGGTTCCCGTCGAGCGAGAGCGCGGTCGCACGCGTCGCGATCGTCCGGCCGTCCGGGTTCAGCGACAGCGAGAAGTAGAGCCGGTGCTTCTTCAGCAGCGCGATCGTCTCGGGGTCCTGCGAGGCCGCGAGCTGCTCGATGAGCTGCACCGCCGCGTCGGTCCCCTCCCACTCGTTGCCGTGGATGTTCGCGCTGATCCAGATCGGAGTCTTGTAGTTCGCCGCGAGCCTACGGTCCTGGGCCGCCTTGTCGGGCGCGGTGCGGATCTGCTCGCGCCACTTCGTCTGCTGCGCGGTCTCTCCGCGGCCTTCGGGCGCGGTCACCGTGACGAGGTAGAGGTCGCGCCCGCTCGTGGACTGGCCGACCACCTGCGTCGAGATGCGGTCGCTCTGCGCCATGAGCCCGTTCAGCAGCGGGGCGAGCTCCGAGAACGCGATGGTCTCGTTGAGCCGGGTGGCGTCGTTCTCGTCCGCGGGATAGACGGTCAGGGCGGGCTGGTGGGGGTAGGACGCCGGCATCGCGATCGCGCCGTCGGCGGCCTTGGCTGCCGGACCGGTCTTGGCGAGCTTGACGAGGTCGGCGAAGGACGCAGAGCCGGCGGAGTCGGGGTCGCGCTCCGGTCCGCGCCCGCCGGAGTCGTCGGTGAACGCCGCGCGGAGTGCGGTCGGCGCGCTCGGTGCCGAGGCCGCGAACGCGGTGCCGCTCGTGAGCGACGCGGCGATCGCCGCGCCGCTGAGGACCGCGATGGTTCGCAAGAGTCTCATGACTTCCTTTCAGGGTTGTATCGCGCGCGGGCACCGAGGCGTCCGTCTGCTCGGCGCCAGCGTGGCAGTCGCCTGTTTCGCGGCCGCGTCAGATCGTGAAGGGCATGTTTCCGGCCGCCACTTCGCGTCCGGCTGGGCCGAACGTACCGGTTAGGCTCGATCAGGTGCTAGCCCTCGGACTTCGCAGCTTCCGCCTTTCCCGCCTCGTCGCCGTCCTGGCGGCCCTGGTTCTGGCCGCCGTCGCGGTGCTCGCCGCAGCGTCCCCCGCTCGTGCGCACGACGAGCTGCTCGGCAGCGACCCCGCGGCCGGAAGCACGGTCGACACGCTCCCCGCCGACCTGCGCCTGACCTTCAGCGGCGCGATCGCCTCCGAGCCGGGAGCCTCCGAAGTGCAGGTGACGGATGCCTCGGGCACGCCGCTCACCGACGGCGATCCGACCGCGCAGGACAACGTGCTCACCCAGCCGCTCGGCGGCACGGGCGGCGCGGCATCCGGCACCGTCACCGTGCTGTGGAAGGTCGTCTCGAGCGACGGCCACCCCATCTCGGGCGAGTTCTCCTTCACCGTCACCGGTGCCGCGGCGCCGACGGCCACCGCCGACCCGACGCCGAGCGAGACCGTGGTCCCGACCGAGACGACGGAGCCGACGACGACGCCGAGCGCTGCCCCGACGGCACCTGCCGAAGACGCGTCGGACCCGACGGAGGCCTGGCCGTGGATCCTGCTCGCCGTCCTCGCGCTCCTCGTGGTCGCCGCGGTCGTGTACCTGCTGGTGTCGCGCTCCCGCCGCGAGCGTGCCCTCGCCAAGGACGCCGCAGCGCCGGCCGACAGCGCGCCGCAGCCCGGCTCCGAGCCTCCTGCCGACCAGTAGGCTTTTACCCATGCCTCACTACGACGTCGCCATCCTCGGCGCAGGCCCCGGCGGGTACGTCGCGGCCGTCCGTGCCGCCCAGCTCGGCCTCACGGTCGCGATCATCGAAGAGAAGTACTGGGGCGGTGTGTGCCTCAACGTCGGCTGCATCCCCTCGAAGGCTCTGCTGAAGAACGCCGACCTCGCGCACCAGTTCCACCACAAGGCCGACCTGTTCGGCATCTCGGGCGACGTGCACTTCGACTACGGCGTCGCGTGGGATCGCAGCCGCAAGGTGGCAGACACCCATGTCAAGGGCATCCACTACCTGATGAAGAAGAACAAGGTCACCGAGTACGAGGGGCGCGGCACCTTCACCGGGCCCAACGCCATCCGGGTGGCCAAGACGGACGGCTCCTCCGAGGACGTCACCTTCGACAACGCGATCATCGCGACCGGCTCGCGGGTGCGTCTGCTTCCCGGCGTCACCCTGAGCGAGAACGTCGTGACGTACGAGGAGCAGATCCTCACGCGCGAACTCCCGAAGTCGATCGCGATCGTCGGCGCCGGCGCGATCGGCATGGAGTTCGGCTTCGTCATGGCGAACTACGGCGTCAAGGTGACGATCATCGAGTTCCTCGACCGCGCACTTCCCAACGAGGACGCCGACGTCTCGAAAGAGATCACGAAGCACTACAAGTCGTACGGGGTCGACATCCTGACCTCGACCAAGGTCGAGACCGTCACCGACCACGGCGACCGCGTTACGGTGACCTACACGCCGGCGGCAGGCGGCGAGACCCAGTCCATCGACGCCGACAAGGTGCTCATGTCGATCGGCTTCGCGGCGAACGTCGAGGGCTTCGGCCTCGAGAACACCGGCGTGAAGCTCACCGACCGCGGCGCCATCGACATCGACGACCACATGCGCACGAACGTGCCGCACATCTACGCGATCGGCGACGTCACCGCGAAGCTGCAGCTGGCCCACGTGGCCGAGGCGCAGGGCGTGGTCGCGGCCGAGACGATCGGCAAGGCCGAGACGATGCCTCTCGGCGACTACCGCATGATGCCGCGCGCGACGTTCTGCTCGCCGCAGGTGGCCTCGTTCGGACTCACCGAGCAGCAGGCGCGCGACGCCGGCTACGACGTCAAGGTCGCGAAGTTCCCGTTCTCGGCGAACGGCAAGGCCAACGGCCTCGGCGAGGCGATCGGCTTCGTCAAGCTCATCGCCGACGGCGAGCACCTCGAGCTTCTCGGCGGCCACCTGATCGGGCCGGACGTCTCGGAGCTGCTGCCCGAGCTGACCCTCGCCCAGAAGTGGGACCTCACCGCCCTCGAGGCGGCCCGCAACGTCCACACGCACCCGACGCTGTCGGAGGCCGTGCAGGAGGCCTTCCACGGACTCGCCGGCCACATGATCAACCTCTGACGCGGGTCAAGGTCGAGGAGGCGGCAACGAGCCGTATCGAGACCCGATCCGCACAGCACGACAGAACCCCCGGGATCGCCTGATCCCGGGGGTTTCGTGCGTCAGTGGCCGAGGGCCTGCGCGAGTTTCGAGTCGGATGCCGCGGGCCGAGCCCCCGCGGCCAGAGCCGCCCGCTCGACCGCCGCGAAGAACGCCGCACGCGTGTCGGGGTCGGCGGGTCCGGCAGGGCCGAGCTCGATCTCCCATTCGTGCCACGCCCGCTCGCGGCCGGAGCGCTCGTCGCGTGTTCGCACGTGGTCGTCGGCGAACTCCGCGACCACCCGGGCCGACGCGTCGAGCAGGAAGTACACGGTGCGCGTGTTCTGGATGCGCGCGAGCGGGCGGAACGCGGCATCCGTCACCGCCGCCAGCTCGGCGCGCACCGGTTGGGGCACAGAATCGGCCTCGCCGAGTGGCCACTGCAATTCGACCCGGCCCCCGTCGGCGCCGCGCGGTCCCTTGATGTGCCACCCGGCATCGGGCCCGCCGGTGCGGCGGCGCAGCGCGAACCCGGCACGGGCGAGCGAGAGTCCGTCGTCGTCGAAGTACGCGGCGTCGAGCTCGCGGTGCTCGCCGGCGGTCACCGAGACGACCCCGGGCAGTGCCGACCAGTCGGGCAGCGCGGTGGCGTCGTCGACGTCGAACTTCAGCTCGATCTCGACGGAGCGCGAGGGCGCCGCAGCGCGGGGCTCAGTCGTCACGCCCGTCCGGATTCGGGTCGATGTCCTCGGTGGCCTCGACGTACTCGAAGCGGACCTCGGTGGGGCCGTCGCCCTCGCCGGTGTTGCGCTCGCCGCCGTCCCGGCGGTAGACGAGCTGTCCCTCGCCGTAGGGGACGATGTAGGCGTCGTTCATGGTCGGGTCGAGCGGGACGATCTGTCCGTCCAGCGGACCGCCGTGCAGTCGTGCGATGGCCATGTGCCCAGCGTAGACCCGGGTGCCCCCGTGCAGCGGGCTTCTTGACGCCGCGCCTCGAGGGCCGCCCGTGCAAGCGCTTCCAGCATCTGCGCCTAGAATCGCGATCGTGAAGGCCATCCGAACGTTCACCGTCCGCCCCGTCCTCGCCGAATCCCTCGCCCCGCTCGACCGCCTCGCATCGAACTGGCGCTGGTCGTGGAGCCGCGCCACCCACGCGCTGTTCGCGTCGATGGATCCGGCGCTGTGGGACGAGACCGGCAAGAACCCGTCTCGCATGCTCGGCGCGCTCGGCCAGCAGCGGCTGGATGAACTCGCTCGCGACGACGGCTTCGTGGCGAGGGTGCACGAGGAGCACGAGCGCCTGACGGCCTACCTCGAGGGCGAGCGCTGGTATCAGCGGCTGGCGGGCCCGAAGCCCGCGCACATCGCGTACTTCTCTCCGGAGTTCGGAGTGGACGGCTCGCTCCCGCAGTACTCGGGCGGCCTCGGCATCCTGGCGGGCGACCACCTCAAGAGCGCGTCCGATCTCGGCGTCCCGCTCACGGGCGTCGGCCTCTTCTACCGGGCCGGGTACTTCCGCCAGTCGATCGGCGACGACGGCTGGCAGCGCGAGAGCTACCCGCTGCTCGACCCGTACGGGCTCGGACTGACCCTGCTGCGCGATCGCGGCGGCGCACCCGTCGAGATCGCCCTGGACCTTCCGGCCGACCGCCGGCTGCACGCGCGCGTGTGGATCGCCGACATCGGGCGCATCCCGCTGCTCCTGCTCGATTCCGAGACGCCGTCGAACACCGACGAGATGCGCCGCGTCACCGACCGGCTGTACGGCGGCGGCGGTGAGCACCGACTGCTGCAGGAGCTGCTGCTCGGGGTGGGCGGCGTGCGCGCGGTGCGCGCGTTCAGCGAGATCACCGGGCGCCCCGCGCCCGACGTCTACCACACCAATGAGGGGCACGCCGGGTTCCAGGGATTGGAGCGGATGTCGGAGCTCATCACGGGCGCCGGCCTGAGCTTCGACGAGGCGCTCGCGCAGGTGCGCGCCGGCACGGTGTTCACGACGCACACCCCGGTGCCGGCGGGGATCGACCGGTTCCCGCGGGATCTCATCGCCGACTACCTCGCGAGCGGGCTCTTCCACGGCCTGGACGCGGGCCGCGCCATCGCGCTGGGCCTGGAGACCTGGGACGGCGGCGACCAGGGCGTCTTCAACATGGCGGTGCTGGGCCTGCACCTCGGCCAGCACGCGAACGGCGTATCGCTGCTGCACGGCGAGGTCAGCCGCGGGATGTTCGGGATGCTGTGGCCCGGCGTCGACTCCGACGAGGTGCCGATCACCTCGATCACCAACGGCGTGCACGCGCCGACCTGGGTGCACCCCGCGCTGAAGGCCGTGAGCGAGCGCGCGTGGGGCGATGCGCACACCGACACCCACGACTGGACCGACCACGACGCGGTCAGCGACGCCGAGCTGTGGGGCGTGCGCCAGCAGATGAAGGGCGAGCTGGTGGCCGAGGCGCGGCGGCGGGTGGCCGCCGGCGTGTCGAACGGGTCGGGCGTGACGCCGTCCTGGGTCGAGGATCTCCTCGATCCCGAGGTGCTGACGATCGGGTTCGCGCGGCGGGTGCCGACGTACAAGCGTCTGACGCTGATGCTGCGCGACCCGGAGCGCCTGACGCGGCTGCTGACCGATCCCGAGCGCCCGGTGCAGATCGTGATCGGCGGCAAGTCGCACCCGGCCGACGACTCGGGCAAGATCCTGATCCAGCAGCTCGTGCGCTTCAGCCGCGACCCCCGGGTGCGCGGCCGGATCGTGTTCCTCCCCGACTACGACATCACGATGGCCAAGGACCTCTACCCGGGGTGCGACGTGTGGCTGAACAACCCGCTGCGACCGCTCGAGGCGTGCGGCACGAGCGGCATGAAGGCCGCGCTCAACGGCGTGCTGAACCTGTCCATCCTCGACGGCTGGTGGGACGAGTGGTTCGACGGCGAGAACGGCTGGGCCATCCCCACCGCCGACACCGCCTCGAACGACGAGGAGCGCGACGACGCCGAGGCGACGGCGCTGTACGACCTCATCGAGCACCAGCTCGTGCCGCGGTTCTACGAGCGGGAGGGCGGCATTCCCACCGGCTGGCTGCGCATGGTGCGCCACACCATGACCGAGCTCGGCAAGAAGGCGACGAGCGACCGCATGGTGCGCGAGTACGTGGAGCGGCTGTACGTCCCGGCGGCGGCGCACGATGTCGCACTGCGCGCCGACGGCTTCGCGCAGGCCAAGCAGCTGGCGGCGTTCGTCACGCGGGTGAAGGATGCCTGGGGCCGGGTGTCGATCGCGAGCGTCGACAGCTCCGGCATCCCACAGCACGCCCAGGCCGGCGACACCCTCGAGGTGCGCGCCGACGTGCGGCTGGACGGGCTGTCGACCGACGACGTCGCAGTCGAGCTCGCCTACGGGCGCACCGACGAGGATGACGCGCTCGCGCGTGACCACTCCGTGCACCGCCTCTCCCCCGCGGCACCAGCCGTGGACGGCCTCACGACCTTCACCGGCTCGCTGCCGCTGACGGTGACGGGCACGTTCGGCTACACGGTGCGGGTCGTGCCGGCGCACCCGCAGCTCGTCTCGCCGGTCGAGCTCGGGCTGGTGACGTACGCGTCCTGAGTTCGCGCGGCGTCCGGGGCGTTTCGTCTCGCTCGCTGGCGCTCGCTCGCTCAACGACCGGGTGCTGCCCCCCACCGCCACACCCGGTCGTTGAGCGAGCGAAGCACCCGGTCGTTGAGCGAGCGAAGCGAGACGAAACGCCCCGACCGCCCCCGTAGGCTGGTCGAGTGAAACCGTTCGTCCTCCTCGCCACCCGCGCCGAGGACGTTCCGGCCGACGAGGAGTACGCGCTCTTCCTGCGGTTCACCGGGCTCGACGAGCGTCAGCTCGTGCGGGTGCGGCTGGAGGCGGGGCCGATGCCGGCACTCGACCTCGATGCACTGTCGGGGATCTTCGTCGGCGGCGGTCCCTTCAACGCGTCCGATCCGCCCGGCCTCAAGTCTCCCGCGCAACGGCGGGTCGAGGCCGAGTTCACGTCTCTCCTCGATCGGGTCGTCGCCCGCGACTTCCCCTTCCTCGGTGCGTGCTACGGCGTCGGCACGCTCGGCGCTCATCAGCGCGCCGTCATCGACCGCACGTACTCCGAGCCGATCAGCGTCGTGCCGGTCACGCTCACCGCTGCCGGGGCATCCGATCCCCTGCTCGCCGGGATGCCGCCGGTGTTCGAGGCGTTCGTCGGGCACAAGGAGGCGATCTCGTCGCTGCCCGCGTCGGCGACACTCCTCGCCTCGTCGCCCGGGTGTCCGGTGCAGATGTTCAGGGTGCGCGAGAACGTGTACGCGACGCAGTTCCATCCCGAGCTCGACGTCGACGGCATCACGACGCGCATCCACGCGTATGCCGACCACGGGTACTTCGCCGCCCACGAGCTCGAACTGACGCTGTCGGCGGTGCGGCGTGCGCCG comes from Microbacterium cremeum and encodes:
- the glgP gene encoding alpha-glucan family phosphorylase, which produces MKAIRTFTVRPVLAESLAPLDRLASNWRWSWSRATHALFASMDPALWDETGKNPSRMLGALGQQRLDELARDDGFVARVHEEHERLTAYLEGERWYQRLAGPKPAHIAYFSPEFGVDGSLPQYSGGLGILAGDHLKSASDLGVPLTGVGLFYRAGYFRQSIGDDGWQRESYPLLDPYGLGLTLLRDRGGAPVEIALDLPADRRLHARVWIADIGRIPLLLLDSETPSNTDEMRRVTDRLYGGGGEHRLLQELLLGVGGVRAVRAFSEITGRPAPDVYHTNEGHAGFQGLERMSELITGAGLSFDEALAQVRAGTVFTTHTPVPAGIDRFPRDLIADYLASGLFHGLDAGRAIALGLETWDGGDQGVFNMAVLGLHLGQHANGVSLLHGEVSRGMFGMLWPGVDSDEVPITSITNGVHAPTWVHPALKAVSERAWGDAHTDTHDWTDHDAVSDAELWGVRQQMKGELVAEARRRVAAGVSNGSGVTPSWVEDLLDPEVLTIGFARRVPTYKRLTLMLRDPERLTRLLTDPERPVQIVIGGKSHPADDSGKILIQQLVRFSRDPRVRGRIVFLPDYDITMAKDLYPGCDVWLNNPLRPLEACGTSGMKAALNGVLNLSILDGWWDEWFDGENGWAIPTADTASNDEERDDAEATALYDLIEHQLVPRFYEREGGIPTGWLRMVRHTMTELGKKATSDRMVREYVERLYVPAAAHDVALRADGFAQAKQLAAFVTRVKDAWGRVSIASVDSSGIPQHAQAGDTLEVRADVRLDGLSTDDVAVELAYGRTDEDDALARDHSVHRLSPAAPAVDGLTTFTGSLPLTVTGTFGYTVRVVPAHPQLVSPVELGLVTYAS
- a CDS encoding glutamine amidotransferase, whose amino-acid sequence is MKPFVLLATRAEDVPADEEYALFLRFTGLDERQLVRVRLEAGPMPALDLDALSGIFVGGGPFNASDPPGLKSPAQRRVEAEFTSLLDRVVARDFPFLGACYGVGTLGAHQRAVIDRTYSEPISVVPVTLTAAGASDPLLAGMPPVFEAFVGHKEAISSLPASATLLASSPGCPVQMFRVRENVYATQFHPELDVDGITTRIHAYADHGYFAAHELELTLSAVRRAPVSHPSRMLRTFVERYAR